The uncultured Trichococcus sp. DNA window GATGTGACTGAAGACATGATTGACCGATCCGGTTTCCGCCTTCAGCCAGACCGGCTTCAAACCATATTTTTCTGCCACAGCCGTTGAGAGCAGGGATTCGATCTGGTTAAAGGACGGCAACTTTTTGTCGGCCTTTTTTGCTGTTTCCGTCAGCTTCGGGAAATCCTCCGCGACCAGCAATTCCGTCTGGATGCTGGCCGCTGATTCTGGTTCCGCATCCACCGATTCAGGAAGCGTATCGAGGTCGAGTTGGATCAACGGGAATGTCCAGAAATCCGCCAGCAGGCCGCTGCTCGGGCGCTTCTCCAACAGGAACTGCTTCTCGCTGTTCTGCAGGATGACGCTCTGCAGGTTCATCGGCACCGGTTTTTTCGCTTTACTCTTGACCGGATAGAGGTGCATCGTTCCGTTTTTGTAGGCGGCATTGAAAGCCTTGATCGGGCTGATCTCAGGCTGCGGATTCAGCGGCGAACAGATGCTTGAGCCCAGGTCCATCAAGGCTTGGTTGAAATCTCCCGGCCGTTCCGGGTCGATCAGTTCGCGCACGACCGCTTCAAAAATTTTCCGGCTGGCTGGTTTGGCGATGTCGGCATCGATTTCGAACAACCGGCTCATGACGCGCATGACGTTTCCATCGACTGCCGGCTCCGGTATCTGGAAAGCGATGCTGGAGACGGCGCCTGCTGTATACGGTCCGATGCCCTTCAGCTTAGCGATTTCCTGCGGATTCTTAGGGAAAACACCATTGTAATCGGCGACGATCTGTTGCGCCGCTTTCTGCATGTTCTTGACACGAGAATAATAACCCAGCCCTTCCCACGCCTTCAGGATCGCGTCTTCCGGCGCTGCCGCCAGCGCTGCGATGTCCGGGAATTTATCCAGGAAATTATGATAATACGGGATGACCGTATCCACCCGTGTCTGCTGCAGCATGATTTCCGAAACCCAGATGCTATAGGGATCGCTCGTCCGGCGCCAAGGCAGATCGCGTTTCTCTTTGTCGTACCAGTCCAACAGCGCTTTGCGGAAAGCCTGTATTTTCTCGGCCGGCCACATTTCGATGCCGGCTGCTTTGAATATTTTTGTATGTTCCGAATTTGTCATTATTCTGCTTCCTGTTCCTTTTCTTCGATATAGGCGGAGATCATGTCTCCCTGGTAGCCTTTTTGGTAAAGGCCCGATCTCACTTTTTGCTGCAGCTCACGGCCTTTCGCTTTGCGCTCATAACGGCGCCAAAGCTTGTCCCCTTGCAGACGCAATGCGGCCATTTCATCCTCTTCCTCTTTCTCCGTTTCGATCTCTCCCATAACTTCCAGGACGATGTCGGAAGGATAGCCTTTCTGATGCAGATGGAGACGGATTTTTGAAGCTGCTTCATGCGAAGAAACCCGGCTTTGTTTGCGCAGTTGCTTCTCAGCAATCGTTTGGGCATTTTCCAACTGCAACTCATGCGGATATTGTTGCAGGGAAATGGCGATATCTTCTTCCGACAAGCCTTTTCCTTTCAGTTCGTTGGCGATGAGTTGCGGTCCCTTCAAGTTCAGGTTAGCCGCCGTGCGCGTGTAGCTTTCGCCATAGATACGGTCATTGACGTAATTCTGTTCGATCAGCCGCGTCAAAGCACGTTCGATTGCGTCCGGGCTGATTTCTTCGTCATACAGTTTTTTGCGGACTTCTTTCTCACTGCGCAGGCTGTAGGACAGATAATTGACTGCTGTCGTATAAGCCATGTAATCGTAATTTTCCTTCTCGATTTCAGCGCTGCGCTCTTTCGTGAGCGTCAT harbors:
- the mutY gene encoding A/G-specific adenine glycosylase, with the protein product MTNSEHTKIFKAAGIEMWPAEKIQAFRKALLDWYDKEKRDLPWRRTSDPYSIWVSEIMLQQTRVDTVIPYYHNFLDKFPDIAALAAAPEDAILKAWEGLGYYSRVKNMQKAAQQIVADYNGVFPKNPQEIAKLKGIGPYTAGAVSSIAFQIPEPAVDGNVMRVMSRLFEIDADIAKPASRKIFEAVVRELIDPERPGDFNQALMDLGSSICSPLNPQPEISPIKAFNAAYKNGTMHLYPVKSKAKKPVPMNLQSVILQNSEKQFLLEKRPSSGLLADFWTFPLIQLDLDTLPESVDAEPESAASIQTELLVAEDFPKLTETAKKADKKLPSFNQIESLLSTAVAEKYGLKPVWLKAETGSVNHVFSHIKWHITGYYGRVLTDAESRLPEQCRWVSEEDFSDYAFPVPQQKMWQQFKQQTRKEFGL
- the recX gene encoding recombination regulator RecX: MDHTEEQAEKLPVVTKITVQKKRKDRFNVFIDGEYAFPISEAVLIKVGLHKGMTLTKERSAEIEKENYDYMAYTTAVNYLSYSLRSEKEVRKKLYDEEISPDAIERALTRLIEQNYVNDRIYGESYTRTAANLNLKGPQLIANELKGKGLSEEDIAISLQQYPHELQLENAQTIAEKQLRKQSRVSSHEAASKIRLHLHQKGYPSDIVLEVMGEIETEKEEEDEMAALRLQGDKLWRRYERKAKGRELQQKVRSGLYQKGYQGDMISAYIEEKEQEAE